One segment of Cynocephalus volans isolate mCynVol1 chromosome 8, mCynVol1.pri, whole genome shotgun sequence DNA contains the following:
- the LOC134384943 gene encoding ubiquitin-like protein ATG12, with translation MAEEPESVLPFPPSTAAGGEGLTDVSPETVTPEPPSSAAVSPGTEEPAGDTKKKIDILLKAVGDTPIMKTKKWAVERTRTIQGLIDFIKKFLKLVASEQLFIYVNQSFAPSPDQEVGTLYECFGSDGKLVLHYCKSQAWG, from the coding sequence ATGGCGGAGGAACCGGAGTCTGtacttccctttcctccctcaaCTGCTGCTGGCGGCGAAGGACTGACAGACGTCTCCCCAGAAACAGTCACTCCGGAGCCTCCTTCTTCCGCTGCAGTATCCCCTGGGACGGAGGAACCTGCCGGCGacaccaagaaaaaaattgacatctTGCTAAAGGCTGTGGGAGACACCCCTATTATGAAAACAAAGAAGTGGGCTGTAGAGCGAACCCGAACCATCCAAGGACTCATTGACTTCATCAAAAAGTTCCTTAAACTTGTGGCTTCAGAACAGTTGTTTATTTACGTAAATCAGTCTTTTGCTCCTTCCCCAGACCAGGAAGTTGGAACCCTCTATGAGTGTTTTGGCAGTGATGGTAAACTGGTCCTACATTATTGCAAATCTCAGGCATGGGGATGA